One Streptomyces showdoensis genomic region harbors:
- a CDS encoding LLM class flavin-dependent oxidoreductase, whose translation MTVHLHWFLPTGGDGRTLVDRHVYGDGGIGRTRAASGVRAPDIEYLAQIAKAAERLGFEAVLTPTGTWCEDAWLTTVALAQHTERLKFLVAFRPGAISPVLAAQMAATYQRITRGRLLLNVVTGGDSAEQRRFGDFLDHDLRYERTAEFLRVVRGVWGGRPYDFEGGHYQVEGGLTALPPEPLPEIFFGGSSAAAGPVAAEHADVYLTWGEPPWQVKEKIDWIRRLAEARGREVRFGIRLHTISRDSSREAWATAERLLADLDPETVATAQAALGRSESVGQQRMLALHGGGTLDRDRLEIAPNLWAGVGLVRGGAGTALVGSHRDVADRIEEYHDLGVEHFVLSGYPHLEEAYWFGEGVTPELAARGLLPTVPDSPLRGVPAANGRPASAPGGAPLLVTGGGGR comes from the coding sequence ATGACCGTCCACCTCCACTGGTTCCTGCCGACCGGCGGCGACGGCCGCACCCTCGTCGACCGGCACGTGTACGGCGACGGCGGCATCGGCCGCACGCGCGCCGCGAGCGGGGTGCGGGCCCCGGACATCGAGTATCTGGCGCAGATCGCCAAGGCGGCCGAGCGGCTGGGCTTCGAGGCGGTCCTCACGCCGACCGGGACCTGGTGCGAGGACGCCTGGCTGACCACCGTCGCCCTCGCCCAGCACACCGAACGCCTCAAGTTCCTGGTGGCGTTCCGGCCGGGGGCGATCTCCCCCGTGCTCGCCGCCCAGATGGCCGCCACGTACCAGCGGATCACCCGTGGCCGGCTGCTGCTCAACGTGGTGACCGGCGGCGACTCGGCCGAGCAGCGGCGCTTCGGCGACTTCCTCGACCACGACCTGCGCTACGAGCGGACCGCCGAGTTCCTGCGGGTGGTGCGCGGGGTGTGGGGCGGGCGGCCGTACGACTTCGAGGGCGGCCACTACCAGGTGGAGGGCGGGCTGACCGCGCTGCCGCCGGAGCCGCTGCCGGAGATCTTCTTCGGCGGCTCCTCGGCGGCGGCCGGGCCGGTCGCCGCCGAGCACGCGGACGTCTATCTGACCTGGGGCGAGCCGCCGTGGCAGGTGAAGGAGAAGATCGACTGGATCCGGCGGCTCGCGGAGGCGCGGGGCCGCGAGGTGCGTTTCGGCATCCGGCTGCACACCATCTCCCGCGACTCCTCGCGCGAGGCGTGGGCGACGGCCGAGCGGCTGCTCGCCGACCTCGATCCGGAAACGGTGGCAACGGCCCAGGCGGCGCTGGGCCGCAGCGAGTCGGTGGGCCAGCAGCGGATGCTGGCGCTGCACGGCGGCGGCACGCTCGACCGGGACCGGCTGGAGATCGCGCCGAACCTGTGGGCGGGCGTGGGCCTGGTACGGGGCGGGGCCGGGACGGCGCTGGTGGGCAGCCACAGGGACGTGGCCGACCGGATCGAGGAGTACCACGACCTGGGCGTCGAGCACTTCGTGCTGTCGGGCTATCCGCACCTGGAGGAGGCGTACTGGTTCGGCGAGGGCGTGACCCCGGAGCTGGCGGCCCGCGGCCTGCTGCCGACGGTCCCCGACTCGCCGCTGCGGGGCGTCCCGGCGGCGAACGGCCGCCCCGCCTCCGCGCCGGGCGGGGCGCCGCTGCTCGTGACGGGCGGTGGCGGGCGGTAG
- the mltG gene encoding endolytic transglycosylase MltG: MTYRSWQPERRRRRRTRLTRRGRLALLLGAVLAVAAAITVPLLLGGEERPAPEKRRTLLIPEGWRAGEVYAAVDRSLGLPQGTTRAAAGARATGLALPPAAAGNPEGYLFPATYPVVKATTPQGLLRYMVDTAGRRFAGERITEGARRHGMSVHQTVIIASIVQAEADSAADMGRVARVVYNRLGRGMALQMDSTINYALGRDTVDTTHQDTRIDSPFNTYERRGLPPSPIGNPGDAAMTAAIDPADGDWLYFVTVKPGDTRFTANYAEHQANVAEFNAQRRAAGRS, encoded by the coding sequence ATGACGTACCGGTCCTGGCAGCCCGAGCGCCGTCGCCGCCGCCGCACCCGCCTGACCCGGCGCGGCCGCCTCGCGCTGCTCCTCGGCGCCGTCCTCGCCGTCGCCGCCGCGATCACCGTGCCCCTGCTGCTGGGCGGGGAGGAGCGGCCCGCGCCCGAGAAGCGGCGCACCCTGCTCATCCCGGAGGGCTGGCGGGCCGGAGAGGTGTACGCGGCCGTCGACCGCTCCCTCGGCCTGCCGCAGGGCACGACCCGCGCGGCCGCCGGGGCCCGGGCCACCGGGCTGGCCCTGCCGCCCGCGGCGGCGGGCAATCCGGAGGGCTATCTCTTCCCCGCCACGTATCCGGTGGTGAAGGCCACGACCCCGCAGGGCCTGCTCCGCTACATGGTCGACACGGCGGGCAGGCGCTTCGCCGGCGAGCGCATCACCGAGGGCGCCCGGCGGCACGGCATGAGCGTCCACCAGACCGTGATCATCGCGAGCATCGTGCAGGCGGAGGCCGACAGCGCGGCGGACATGGGCAGGGTGGCGCGGGTCGTCTACAACCGGCTCGGCCGGGGCATGGCGCTCCAGATGGACTCCACGATCAACTACGCCCTGGGGCGGGACACCGTGGACACCACCCACCAGGACACCCGCATCGACAGCCCCTTCAACACCTACGAGCGCCGGGGCCTGCCCCCGTCGCCCATCGGGAACCCGGGCGACGCGGCGATGACGGCGGCGATCGACCCGGCCGACGGCGACTGGCTCTACTTCGTGACCGTGAAGCCGGGCGACACCCGCTTCACCGCGAACTACGCCGAACACCAGGCGAACGTCGCCGAGTTCAACGCGCAGCGACGGGCCGCGGGGCGTTCCTGA
- the corA gene encoding magnesium/cobalt transporter CorA, with protein MIHRLRSAVRRTYRRAVDLSHPARSPLGSAVVNCVVYRDGVRQPAVRSAEEAVRRVRRADDGFVWIGLHEPEEKEFAGLAELFGLHPLAVEDAVHAHQRPKLEQYDDVLFAVFKTVRYVEHDELTATSEVVDTGELMAFIGPGFVITIRHGGHGSLGPLREVLESVPEQLAKGPSAVLHAIADHVVDDYLAVVEAVQDDLDAIETAVFSEQGHRGDVGRIYQLKRELLELKRAVTPLGRPLQRLATEPVPVVAPEIRAYFRDVADHLARVTEQVASYDALLDSILQAHLAQVTVAQNEDMRKITAWAAIIAVPTMVCGVYGMNFDHMPELRWTYGYPVVLGVMAVACFVIHRGFRRNGWL; from the coding sequence ATGATCCACCGTCTGCGCAGCGCGGTCCGCCGGACGTACCGGCGTGCCGTGGACCTCAGCCACCCGGCGCGCTCGCCGCTCGGCAGCGCGGTCGTCAACTGCGTGGTCTACCGGGACGGGGTGCGGCAGCCCGCCGTCCGGTCGGCCGAGGAGGCCGTGCGGCGCGTCCGCAGGGCGGACGACGGGTTCGTGTGGATCGGGCTGCACGAGCCGGAGGAGAAGGAGTTCGCGGGGCTGGCCGAGCTGTTCGGGCTGCATCCGCTCGCGGTGGAGGACGCCGTCCACGCCCACCAGCGGCCGAAGCTGGAGCAGTACGACGACGTGCTGTTCGCCGTCTTCAAGACGGTGCGGTACGTGGAGCACGACGAGCTCACCGCGACCAGCGAGGTGGTGGACACCGGCGAGCTGATGGCCTTCATAGGGCCCGGCTTCGTCATCACCATCCGCCACGGGGGACACGGCTCGCTCGGCCCGCTCCGCGAGGTGCTGGAGTCGGTGCCCGAGCAGCTCGCGAAGGGGCCCTCGGCCGTCCTGCACGCCATCGCGGACCACGTCGTCGACGACTACCTCGCCGTCGTCGAAGCCGTGCAGGACGACCTGGACGCGATCGAGACGGCGGTCTTCTCCGAGCAGGGGCACCGCGGCGACGTCGGCCGCATCTACCAGCTCAAGCGCGAGCTCCTGGAGCTCAAGCGGGCCGTGACGCCGCTGGGCAGGCCGCTGCAGCGGCTGGCGACCGAGCCGGTGCCGGTCGTCGCGCCCGAGATCCGCGCGTACTTCCGCGACGTCGCCGACCACCTGGCGCGGGTCACCGAACAGGTCGCCTCGTACGACGCCCTGCTCGACTCGATCCTCCAGGCCCACCTCGCGCAGGTGACCGTCGCCCAGAACGAGGACATGCGCAAGATCACCGCCTGGGCCGCGATCATCGCGGTCCCGACGATGGTCTGCGGCGTCTACGGGATGAACTTCGACCACATGCCCGAGCTGCGCTGGACCTACGGCTATCCCGTGGTCCTCGGCGTCATGGCCGTCGCCTGCTTCGTCATCCACCGGGGCTTCCGCCGCAACGGCTGGCTCTGA
- a CDS encoding VOC family protein — protein sequence MAVKPVPEGRPRVTPYLCVDGAAAAIDFYVAVLGATERTRMPAPDGRIGHAELELGDSVLMLADEYPEMGFRSPKAVGGTPITLHVYVEDVDQVFARALARGAKELSPVKDEFYGDRTGQLEDPFGHRWNLATHVEDVPEEEMEKRAQAALRSMEPAPDGD from the coding sequence GTGGCCGTCAAGCCCGTTCCCGAGGGACGTCCGCGCGTCACGCCGTACCTCTGCGTCGACGGAGCCGCCGCGGCGATCGACTTCTACGTCGCCGTGCTCGGCGCGACCGAGCGGACGCGGATGCCGGCGCCCGACGGCAGGATCGGCCACGCCGAGCTGGAGCTCGGCGACTCGGTCCTCATGCTCGCCGACGAGTACCCCGAGATGGGCTTCCGCTCGCCGAAGGCGGTGGGCGGGACGCCCATCACCCTCCACGTGTACGTCGAGGACGTCGACCAGGTCTTCGCCCGGGCCCTGGCCCGGGGCGCGAAGGAGCTGTCGCCGGTCAAGGACGAGTTCTACGGCGACCGCACCGGGCAGCTGGAGGACCCGTTCGGCCACCGCTGGAACCTCGCCACGCACGTCGAGGACGTCCCGGAGGAGGAGATGGAGAAGCGGGCCCAGGCGGCCCTGCGCTCCATGGAGCCCGCCCCCGACGGCGACTGA
- a CDS encoding FdhF/YdeP family oxidoreductase, with protein MSVDKGERRSPEPEGSPASKRSPEARESLEPRVGPVPEGKPEFRPYHHPAAGWGAADSVTRFMVREGALPLDGPRAIMKMNHENTGFDCPGCAWPDDTKGLHLDICENGIKHVTWEMTRKRVDRAFFAAHTVTELAGWTDYDLENQGRLTEPMVYDPESDHYVPITWKDAFALVGGALRALDDPNRASFYTSGRLGNEATFLYQLMARELGTNNLPDCSNMCHEASGRALQASLGTGKGTVDLKDWESADALFILGVNAASNAPRMLTALAEAYHRGAQIVHVNPLVEAAATRTIIPHDFKDMATFRSTRTGTLDLQPRIGGDMALLRGMAKAVLEQSVTDPKALDREFIERYTAGFEEYRALCEATPWEELETQSGLSRADILKAARVYGEADRSIVSWCLGVTQHEHGVDTVREIVNLLLLRGNLGREGAGPSPVRGHSNVQGNRTCGIDHRPSEEFLDRLAEACAIDPPRDHGLDTVRTIKAMHRGDVRVFVGMGGNFALAAPDTPYTYEALRACELTVQVSTKLNRSHVVHGRRALILPCLGRTEKDHQRKGVQSTSVEDSMSMVHLSIGMKKPASPHLLSEPAIIAGMARAALPDSATPWEWYVEDYDRIRDTMARALDGFEDFNRRVRLPLGFRIRQPARELVFLTPSGRAEFSAAALPDVVPAPGTLALGTMRSHDQWNTTIYSGNDRYRGIRNLRTLVFMNRADMRERGIADLGPVDITSTARDGSERYLKGYLAIPYDIPRGCAAGYMPEMNVLCALDDYSTQSDQPIMKHVKVTITPAG; from the coding sequence ATGAGCGTCGACAAGGGCGAGCGGCGATCCCCGGAACCCGAGGGATCCCCCGCATCGAAGCGATCCCCGGAAGCGCGGGAGTCCCTCGAACCCCGCGTGGGACCCGTCCCCGAGGGGAAGCCGGAGTTCCGCCCCTACCACCACCCCGCCGCGGGCTGGGGCGCGGCGGACAGCGTGACCCGGTTCATGGTGCGCGAGGGAGCCCTCCCCTTGGACGGGCCCCGGGCGATCATGAAGATGAACCACGAGAACACCGGCTTCGACTGCCCGGGCTGCGCCTGGCCGGACGACACCAAGGGGCTGCACCTCGACATCTGCGAGAACGGCATCAAGCACGTCACCTGGGAGATGACCCGGAAGCGGGTGGACCGCGCGTTCTTCGCCGCCCACACGGTGACCGAGCTGGCCGGATGGACCGACTACGACCTGGAGAACCAGGGCCGGCTGACCGAGCCGATGGTCTACGACCCGGAGTCGGACCACTACGTCCCCATCACCTGGAAGGACGCCTTCGCGCTCGTCGGCGGTGCCCTGCGCGCGCTCGACGACCCGAACCGGGCCTCCTTCTACACCTCGGGCCGGCTCGGCAACGAGGCCACCTTCCTCTACCAGCTGATGGCCCGCGAGCTCGGCACGAACAACCTGCCCGACTGCTCGAACATGTGCCACGAGGCCAGCGGCCGGGCGCTGCAGGCCTCCCTGGGCACCGGCAAGGGCACCGTCGACCTGAAGGACTGGGAGAGCGCCGACGCGCTGTTCATCCTGGGGGTCAACGCGGCCTCCAACGCGCCCCGGATGCTGACCGCCCTCGCCGAGGCGTACCACCGGGGCGCGCAGATCGTGCACGTCAACCCGCTCGTCGAGGCGGCCGCGACGCGGACGATCATCCCGCACGACTTCAAGGACATGGCCACCTTCCGCTCGACCCGGACCGGCACCCTCGACCTCCAGCCGCGCATCGGCGGCGACATGGCGCTCCTGCGCGGCATGGCGAAGGCGGTCCTGGAGCAGTCGGTCACGGACCCGAAGGCCCTGGACCGGGAGTTCATCGAGCGGTACACCGCCGGCTTCGAGGAGTACCGCGCGCTGTGCGAGGCCACGCCCTGGGAGGAGCTGGAGACCCAGTCCGGTCTGAGCCGGGCCGACATCCTGAAGGCCGCCAGGGTGTACGGCGAGGCCGACCGCTCCATCGTCAGCTGGTGCCTCGGCGTCACCCAGCACGAGCACGGCGTCGACACGGTGCGGGAGATCGTCAACCTGCTGCTGCTCCGCGGCAACCTCGGCCGGGAGGGCGCGGGCCCCTCCCCCGTGCGCGGGCACAGCAACGTGCAGGGCAACCGCACCTGCGGCATCGACCACCGTCCGAGCGAGGAGTTCCTGGACCGGCTCGCCGAGGCCTGCGCGATCGACCCGCCCCGGGACCACGGCCTGGACACCGTGCGCACCATCAAGGCGATGCACCGCGGCGACGTGCGGGTCTTCGTCGGCATGGGCGGCAACTTCGCCCTGGCCGCGCCCGACACCCCGTACACGTACGAGGCCTTGCGGGCCTGCGAGCTCACCGTGCAGGTGAGCACCAAGCTGAACCGCAGCCATGTCGTGCACGGGCGGCGGGCGTTGATCCTGCCCTGCCTCGGCCGGACCGAGAAGGACCACCAGCGCAAGGGCGTCCAGTCCACCTCGGTCGAGGACTCGATGAGCATGGTGCACCTCTCGATCGGCATGAAGAAGCCCGCGTCGCCGCACCTGCTCTCCGAACCGGCCATCATCGCCGGCATGGCCCGCGCCGCGCTCCCCGACAGCGCCACCCCGTGGGAGTGGTACGTCGAGGACTACGACCGCATCCGGGACACGATGGCCCGCGCGCTCGACGGCTTCGAGGACTTCAACCGGCGGGTGCGGCTGCCGCTCGGCTTCCGCATCCGGCAGCCCGCCCGCGAGCTGGTCTTCCTGACCCCTTCCGGACGCGCCGAGTTCTCCGCCGCCGCCCTGCCGGACGTGGTGCCCGCCCCCGGCACCCTGGCGCTGGGCACGATGCGCTCGCACGACCAGTGGAACACCACGATCTACTCCGGCAACGACCGGTACCGCGGCATCAGGAACCTGCGCACGCTGGTCTTCATGAACCGGGCGGACATGCGCGAGCGCGGCATCGCCGACCTCGGCCCGGTCGACATCACCAGCACCGCCCGGGACGGGAGCGAGCGCTACCTCAAGGGCTATCTCGCCATCCCGTACGACATCCCGCGCGGCTGCGCGGCCGGCTACATGCCCGAGATGAACGTGCTGTGCGCGCTGGACGACTACAGCACCCAGAGCGACCAGCCGATCATGAAGCACGTGAAGGTGACCATCACCCCGGCCGGGTGA
- a CDS encoding ABC transporter ATP-binding protein, which translates to MHPHDESTWTPPSREPGRPEEPAQLRRILRLFRPYRGRLAVVGLLVGASSLVSIASPFLLKEILDTAIPQGRTGLLSLLALGMIVTAVTSGVFGVLQTLISTTVGQRVMHDLRTAVYAQLQRMPLAFFTRTRTGEVQSRIANDIGGMQATVTSTATSLVSNLTAVVATVVAMLALDWRLTLVSLLLLPVFVWVSRRVGRERKRITTQRQKQMAAMAATVTESLSVSGILLGRTMGRADSLTRSFAAESERLVDLEVRSSMAGRWRMSVIGIVMAAMPALIYWAAGLALQAGGPAVSLGTLVAFVSLQQGLFRPAVSLLSTGVQIQTSLALFQRIFEYLDLPVEITEPAEPVRPAKIAGEVVFEKVGFRYDPEGEGRPTLDSIDLTVPAGGSLAVVGPTGSGKSTLSYLVPRLYDVTEGRVTLDGTDVRDLGFDTLAEAVGVVSQETHLFHASVADNLRFAKPDATDAEIEAAARAAQIHDHIASLPEGYETLVGERGYRFSGGEKQRLAIARTILRDPPVLILDEATSALDTRTEHAVQQAIDALSAGRTTITIAHRLSTVRDADQIVVLEDGRIAERGTHDELLARDGRYAALVRRDEHANVGAVVPQNV; encoded by the coding sequence ATGCATCCGCACGACGAGTCCACCTGGACGCCTCCCTCCCGTGAACCCGGCCGCCCCGAGGAGCCCGCGCAGCTGCGGCGCATCCTGCGGCTCTTCCGCCCCTACCGGGGCCGTCTCGCCGTCGTCGGCCTGCTGGTCGGCGCGTCGTCCCTCGTCTCCATCGCCTCGCCCTTCCTCCTGAAGGAGATCCTGGACACCGCGATCCCGCAGGGGCGCACCGGGCTGCTCAGCCTGCTCGCGCTCGGCATGATCGTCACCGCCGTGACCTCGGGCGTCTTCGGCGTGCTCCAGACCCTGATCTCCACCACCGTCGGCCAGCGCGTCATGCACGACCTGCGCACCGCGGTCTACGCCCAGCTCCAGCGAATGCCGCTGGCCTTCTTCACCCGCACCCGCACCGGTGAGGTCCAGTCCCGGATCGCCAACGACATCGGCGGCATGCAGGCGACGGTCACCTCGACCGCCACCTCCCTGGTCTCCAACCTCACCGCCGTCGTCGCCACCGTCGTCGCCATGCTGGCGCTCGACTGGCGGCTCACCCTCGTCTCCCTGCTCCTGCTCCCGGTCTTCGTCTGGGTCAGCCGCCGGGTCGGGCGCGAGCGCAAGCGGATCACCACCCAGCGGCAGAAGCAGATGGCCGCCATGGCGGCGACCGTCACCGAATCCCTCTCCGTCAGCGGCATCCTGCTCGGCCGCACCATGGGCCGCGCCGACTCGCTGACGCGGTCCTTCGCCGCGGAGTCCGAGCGCCTCGTCGACCTCGAAGTGCGCTCCTCCATGGCCGGCCGCTGGCGGATGTCCGTCATCGGCATCGTCATGGCCGCCATGCCCGCCCTCATCTACTGGGCCGCGGGCCTCGCCCTCCAGGCCGGCGGCCCCGCCGTCTCCCTCGGCACCCTCGTCGCCTTCGTCTCCCTCCAGCAGGGCCTGTTCCGGCCCGCCGTGAGCCTGCTGTCGACCGGCGTGCAGATCCAGACCTCGCTCGCCCTGTTCCAGCGCATCTTCGAGTACCTCGACCTGCCGGTCGAGATCACCGAGCCCGCCGAGCCCGTCCGCCCGGCGAAGATCGCCGGCGAGGTGGTCTTCGAGAAGGTCGGCTTCCGCTACGACCCCGAGGGCGAGGGCCGCCCCACCCTCGACTCCATCGACCTCACCGTCCCCGCCGGCGGCAGCCTCGCCGTGGTCGGCCCCACCGGCTCCGGCAAGTCCACCCTCAGCTACCTGGTGCCCCGCCTGTACGACGTGACCGAGGGCCGCGTCACCCTCGACGGCACCGACGTGCGCGACCTCGGCTTCGACACCCTCGCCGAGGCCGTCGGCGTGGTCTCCCAGGAGACCCACCTCTTCCACGCCTCCGTCGCGGACAACCTGCGCTTCGCCAAGCCCGACGCCACCGACGCGGAGATCGAGGCCGCCGCGCGCGCCGCCCAGATCCACGACCACATCGCCTCGCTGCCCGAGGGGTACGAGACCCTCGTCGGCGAGCGCGGCTACCGCTTCTCCGGCGGCGAGAAGCAGCGCCTGGCCATCGCCCGCACCATCCTGCGCGACCCGCCGGTGCTCATCCTCGACGAGGCGACCAGCGCCCTCGACACCCGTACCGAGCACGCGGTCCAGCAGGCCATCGACGCGCTCTCCGCGGGCCGCACCACCATCACCATCGCCCACCGGCTCTCCACCGTCCGCGACGCCGACCAGATCGTCGTCCTGGAGGACGGGCGGATCGCCGAGCGCGGCACCCATGACGAACTCCTCGCCCGGGACGGGCGGTACGCGGCACTGGTCCGTCGGGACGAACACGCGAACGTGGGAGCGGTTGTTCCCCAGAACGTGTGA
- a CDS encoding ATP-binding cassette domain-containing protein, which translates to MATDLPRAVTVRGLTRSFDGRTVLDGLDLSLPAGEFTALVGRSGCGKSTLLRALAGLDREISGTVLVPRRRAVVLQAPRPAPWRRVWRGPARRAALAGAVERESDLLLLDEPFAGLDAPARVKALRLVGEASRRRGRTVLLAASEVDEALLLADRVLVMRDGGIGYDVPVALGRPRSPADPALAALRTRLLAELGERAGVPVPQAA; encoded by the coding sequence ATGGCGACCGACCTTCCCCGGGCCGTGACCGTCCGCGGTCTGACCCGCTCCTTCGACGGGCGCACCGTGCTCGACGGGCTCGATCTGAGCCTGCCGGCCGGTGAGTTCACCGCACTGGTGGGGCGGAGCGGCTGCGGCAAGTCGACGCTGCTGCGGGCGCTCGCCGGGCTCGACCGCGAGATCAGCGGCACCGTGCTCGTACCCCGGCGCCGCGCCGTCGTCCTCCAGGCGCCGCGCCCGGCGCCGTGGCGGAGGGTGTGGCGGGGGCCCGCCCGACGCGCCGCGCTGGCCGGGGCGGTGGAGCGGGAGTCCGATCTGCTGCTGCTCGACGAGCCGTTCGCGGGGCTCGACGCTCCGGCCCGGGTCAAGGCCCTGCGCCTGGTGGGCGAGGCGTCGCGGCGGCGCGGCCGCACCGTGCTCCTGGCCGCCTCCGAGGTCGACGAGGCGCTGCTCCTCGCCGACCGGGTGCTGGTGATGCGGGACGGCGGCATCGGGTACGACGTGCCGGTCGCCCTCGGCCGGCCCCGCTCCCCCGCCGACCCGGCGCTCGCCGCCCTGCGCACCCGGCTGCTCGCCGAGCTCGGCGAGCGGGCGGGCGTGCCCGTACCCCAGGCCGCCTGA
- a CDS encoding NAD(P)-binding domain-containing protein: MNDFGVHAVDVVVVGAGQAGLSAAYHLRRSGFEPDRDFVVLDHAPRPGGAWQFRWPSLTYGKVHGMHALPGKELTGADPARPSAEVIGAYFADYEESFGLRVHRPVEVSAVREGEGGRLRVETSEGVYSTRALINATGTWDRPFWPRYPGQETFRGRQLHTAQYPGPEAFAGQRVIVVGGGASGTQHLMEIAEVAAETTWVTRREPVYREGPFGEVEGRAAVALVEDRVRRGLPPQSVVSVTGLPLNDAVRSARERGILDRLPMFDRITPSGVAWDDGRTVEADVLLWATGFRAAIDHLAPLRLREAGGGIRVEGTRAVRDERVHLVGYGPSASTIGANRAGRAAVSEIGRLLRNAPRPVAAR; the protein is encoded by the coding sequence GTGAACGATTTCGGGGTACACGCAGTGGACGTGGTCGTCGTCGGCGCCGGGCAGGCGGGCCTGTCCGCCGCCTACCACCTGCGGCGCTCGGGGTTCGAGCCCGACCGGGACTTCGTGGTCCTCGACCACGCCCCGCGCCCGGGCGGCGCCTGGCAGTTCCGCTGGCCCTCGCTCACCTACGGCAAGGTCCACGGGATGCACGCCCTGCCCGGCAAGGAGCTGACCGGGGCCGATCCCGCCCGTCCCTCCGCCGAGGTGATCGGCGCCTACTTCGCCGACTACGAGGAGAGCTTCGGCCTGCGGGTGCACCGCCCGGTCGAGGTGTCGGCGGTGCGCGAGGGCGAGGGCGGGCGGCTGCGCGTCGAGACCTCCGAGGGCGTGTACTCCACGCGCGCGCTGATCAACGCCACCGGCACCTGGGACCGCCCGTTCTGGCCGCGCTACCCGGGACAGGAGACCTTCCGGGGCCGCCAGCTGCACACGGCGCAGTACCCCGGTCCCGAGGCCTTCGCCGGGCAGCGGGTGATCGTCGTCGGCGGTGGCGCCTCGGGCACCCAGCACCTGATGGAGATCGCCGAGGTCGCGGCGGAGACCACCTGGGTCACACGGCGCGAGCCCGTCTACCGCGAGGGCCCCTTCGGCGAGGTCGAGGGCCGGGCCGCGGTCGCCCTGGTCGAGGACCGGGTGCGCCGCGGACTGCCCCCGCAGAGCGTCGTGTCGGTCACCGGACTCCCGCTCAACGACGCCGTCCGCTCGGCCCGCGAGCGCGGGATCCTGGACCGGCTGCCCATGTTCGACCGGATCACCCCGTCCGGGGTGGCCTGGGACGACGGGCGGACGGTCGAGGCGGACGTGCTCCTGTGGGCGACCGGCTTCCGGGCCGCGATCGACCACCTGGCGCCGCTGCGGCTGCGCGAGGCGGGCGGCGGCATCCGGGTCGAGGGCACCAGGGCGGTCCGCGACGAGCGCGTCCACCTGGTCGGCTACGGCCCCTCGGCCTCGACGATCGGCGCCAACCGCGCCGGGCGGGCGGCCGTCTCCGAGATCGGCCGGCTCCTCAGGAACGCCCCGCGGCCCGTCGCTGCGCGTTGA